One genomic segment of Ricinus communis isolate WT05 ecotype wild-type chromosome 3, ASM1957865v1, whole genome shotgun sequence includes these proteins:
- the LOC8276203 gene encoding protein argonaute PNH1 isoform X1 has protein sequence MLSPLPSSLSLSTLFIICHHLSYMPLMQMKDFEESYMVVSMQSLQTCKNLEIPFSNGDDNSETAKESLGRKRANGRRSRGGKGLKVESKKILFQDYKLDSSEESSPSSCKSLMFHRRPGHGQLGTKCIVKANHFLAQMPDSDLSHYSVEIKPEVTSRKLSKAIMTQLVKMHRETDLGTRLPVYDGGRNLYTARSLPFTSKDFTITLVHEDEATGNIKKRDFEVTIKFEALAGMLQLRELLSGKPVDTPQEAITVIDIVLRELAAQRYVSIGRSFYSPDIKKPQQLEGGLESWRGFYQSIRPTQMGLSLNIDMSATAFIEPLLVIEFVAQILNKDVYSRPLSDADRVKVKKALRGVKVEVTHRRNVRRKYRISGLTTQPTRELIFPLDEHMNMKSVVEYFQEMYDYTIQYPHLPCLQVGNQRKVNYLPMEACKIVRGQRYTKGLNEKQITSLLKVSCQRPRDQEMDILQTIHQNGYEHDPYAKEFGISIDSKLASIDARVLPAPWLKYSDTGKVKEYLPQVGQWNMMNKKVINGSIVRYWACINFSRSVQETTARSFCQQLVQMCRISGMDFNGEPVIPIYAARPDQVKKALKYVYHAAAKKLEGKELELLIAILPDNNGSLYGDLKRICETDLGLISQCCLTKHVFKINRQYLANVSLKINVKMGGRNTVLLDAICWRIPLVSDIPTIIFGADVTHPESGEDISPSIAAVVASQDWPEVTKYAGLVCAQPHRQELIQDLFKTWQDPQQGTVAGGMIRELLLSFKKATGQKPLRIIFYRDGVSEGQFYQVLLYELDAIRKACASLEPSYQPPVTFVVVQKRHHTRLFASNHNDRSSIDRSGNILPGTVVDTKICHPTEFDFYLCSHAGIQGTSRPAHYHVLWDENNFTADEIQSLTNNLCYTYARCTRSVSVVPPAYYAHLAAYRARFYMEPDASENPKICRTLTANGSCVRPLPALKEKVKNVMFYC, from the exons ATGTTAAGCCCATTGCctagctctctctctctctctactcTTTTCATTATCTGTCATCATCTCTCTT ATATGCCTCTCATGCAAATGAAGGACTTTGAAGAAAGCTATATGGTGGTATCTATGCAATCTCTTCAAACTTGCAAAAATCTTGAGATTCCCTTTAGTAATGGAGATGATAACTCGGAAACTGCAAAAGAAAGCTTAGGTAGGAAAAGAGCTAATGGAAGGAGATCAAGAGGAGGCAAAGGACTCAAAGTTGAGtccaagaaaatattatttcaagaTTATAAGCTTGATTCAAGTGAAGAGTCTTCTCCTTCTTCATGCAAGAGCCTTATGTTTCATCGTAGGCCTGGACATGGACAATTGGGTACCAAGTGCATAGTTAAAGCTAACCATTTTCTAGCTCAGATGCCTGATTCAGACTTGAGCCACTATAGT GTTGAAATAAAACCAGAAGTAACATCTCGCAAATTAAGCAAAGCCATCATGACACAGTTGGTTAAAATGCATAGGGAAACTGATTTAGGAACGAGACTGCCTGTTTATGATGGAGGCAGAAACCTTTACACAGCAAGATCACTTCCTTTTACCTCAAAAGACTTTACTATAACCTTGGTTCATGAAGATGAGGCAACAGGCAATATCAA GAAGAGAGATTTTGAAGTGACAATAAAATTTGAAGCACTTGCTGGTATGCTGCAATTACGTGAGCTTCTTTCTGGAAAACCAGTTGATACCCCTCAAGAAGCAATTACTGTTATTGACATTGTACTGAGAGAACTTGCAGCTCAAAG ATATGTATCAATTGGAAGGTCATTCTATTCTCCTGATATCAAGAAACCGCAGCAGCTCGAAGGAGGATTAGAATCATGGAGAGGTTTCTACCAAAGTATAAGACCGACTCAGATGGGACTGTCACTAAATATTG ACATGTCAGCAACGGCTTTCATTGAACCTCTCCTTGTCATCGAATTTGTTGctcaaattttgaataaagaTGTGTATTCGAGGCCATTGTCAGACGCAGATCGTGTCAAG GTAAAGAAAGCACTCAGGGGTGTAAAAGTTGAAGTCACTCACAGAAGAAATGTACGGAGAAAGTATAGAATTTCAGGATTGACGACACAGCCTACAAGAGAGCTAAT CTTCCCGCTTGATGAGCATATGAACATGAAATCAGTTGTTGAGTACTTTCAAGAAATGTATGACTATACCATTCAATATCCCCATCTACCTTGCCTGCAAGTTGGAAACCAGAGGAAGGTTAACTATTTGCCGATGGAG GCTTGCAAGATAGTCAGGGGGCAAAGATATACCAAAGGCCTCAATGAGAAGCAAATAACTTCTTTGCTAAAAGTTTCATGTCAAAGGCCGCGTGATCAAGAAATGGACATTTTGCAG ACAATTCACCAAAATGGTTATGAACATGATCCCTATGCAAAGGAGTTCGGCATCAGCATAGACAGCAAGCTTGCATCGATTGATGCTCGTGTTTTGCCTGCTCCGTGG CTGAAGTACAGCGATACTGGCAAAGTGAAAGAATATCTGCCTCAAGTTGGTCAGTGGAATATGATGAATAAG AAAGTGATAAATGGAAGCATTGTAAGATATTGGGCTTGCATCAACTTCTCACGAAGCGTTCAAGAAACCACTGCTCGCAGTTTTTGCCAACAGCTGGTCCAGATGTGCCGAATTTCTGGCATG GATTTTAACGGTGAACCTGTAATTCCAATATATGCAGCAAGACCTGATCAGGTAAAGAAGGCCTTGAAATATGTATACCACGCTGCTGCAAAGAAACTTGAAGGAAAAGAATTAGAGTTACTCATTGCCATTCTTCCAGACAACAATGGTTCATTGTATG GTGATTTAAAACGCATTTGTGAAACTGATCTCGGGTTAATTTCTCAATGCTGCCTTACCAAGCATGTCTTCAAGATTAACAGACAGTATTTGGCAAATGTGTCATTAAAAATCAATGTTAAG ATGGGAGGAAGAAATACTGTGCTTTTAGATGCTATATGTTGGAGGATTCCCTTGGTTAGTGACATTCCAACCATAATTTTTGGAGCTGATGTAACACATCCAGAGTCTGGAGAGGACATCAGTCCGTCTATAGCTGCT GTTGTAGCCTCCCAAGACTGGCCAGAAGTTACAAAATATGCTGGGTTGGTTTGCGCTCAGCCTCATCGGCAAGAGCTTATTCAAGATTTATTCAAAACCTGGCAAGACCCTCAGCAGGGAACAGTTGCTGGTGGGATGATCAG GGAGCTCCTACTTTCATTCAAGAAGGCCACCGGGCAAAAGCCATTGAGGATCATATTTTACAG GGATGGTGTCAGTGAAGGTCAATTCTATCAGGTTCTACTGTATGAACTGGATGCAATTCGAAAG GCTTGCGCATCACTTGAACCTAGTTACCAACCTCCGGTAACATTTGTTGTTGTCCAAAAGCGGCATCATACTAGACTTTTCGCAAGCAATCACAATGATAGAAGTAGCATTGACAGGAGTGGAAATATTTTACCtg GTACTGTTGTGGACACTAAAATATGCCATCCGACTGAATTTGACTTCTATTTATGTAGTCATGCAGGAATTCAG GGGACTAGCCGACCTGCACATTACCACGTGCTGTGGGATGAAAACAACTTCACCGCCGATGAGATTCAATCTCTGACGAACAACCTTTGCTATAC GTATGCTAGGTGTACGCGGTCGGTTTCTGTAG TTCCTCCTGCGTATTATGCTCATCTGGCAGCTTATCGAGCTCGATTTTACATGGAACCTGACGCATCAGAAAATCCTAAAATTTGCCGCACGCTCACAGCTAATGGATCGTGTGTCCGCCCGCTGCCTGCATTGAAAGAGAAGGTGAAGAATGTGATGTTTTATTGCTAG
- the LOC8276203 gene encoding protein argonaute PNH1 isoform X3 yields the protein MPLMQMKDFEESYMVVSMQSLQTCKNLEIPFSNGDDNSETAKESLGRKRANGRRSRGGKGLKVESKKILFQDYKLDSSEESSPSSCKSLMFHRRPGHGQLGTKCIVKANHFLAQMPDSDLSHYSVEIKPEVTSRKLSKAIMTQLVKMHRETDLGTRLPVYDGGRNLYTARSLPFTSKDFTITLVHEDEATGNIKKRDFEVTIKFEALAGMLQLRELLSGKPVDTPQEAITVIDIVLRELAAQRYVSIGRSFYSPDIKKPQQLEGGLESWRGFYQSIRPTQMGLSLNIDMSATAFIEPLLVIEFVAQILNKDVYSRPLSDADRVKVKKALRGVKVEVTHRRNVRRKYRISGLTTQPTRELIFPLDEHMNMKSVVEYFQEMYDYTIQYPHLPCLQVGNQRKVNYLPMEACKIVRGQRYTKGLNEKQITSLLKVSCQRPRDQEMDILQTIHQNGYEHDPYAKEFGISIDSKLASIDARVLPAPWLKYSDTGKVKEYLPQVGQWNMMNKKVINGSIVRYWACINFSRSVQETTARSFCQQLVQMCRISGMDFNGEPVIPIYAARPDQVKKALKYVYHAAAKKLEGKELELLIAILPDNNGSLYGDLKRICETDLGLISQCCLTKHVFKINRQYLANVSLKINVKMGGRNTVLLDAICWRIPLVSDIPTIIFGADVTHPESGEDISPSIAAVVASQDWPEVTKYAGLVCAQPHRQELIQDLFKTWQDPQQGTVAGGMIRELLLSFKKATGQKPLRIIFYRDGVSEGQFYQVLLYELDAIRKACASLEPSYQPPVTFVVVQKRHHTRLFASNHNDRSSIDRSGNILPGTVVDTKICHPTEFDFYLCSHAGIQGTSRPAHYHVLWDENNFTADEIQSLTNNLCYTYARCTRSVSVVPPAYYAHLAAYRARFYMEPDASENPKICRTLTANGSCVRPLPALKEKVKNVMFYC from the exons ATGCCTCTCATGCAAATGAAGGACTTTGAAGAAAGCTATATGGTGGTATCTATGCAATCTCTTCAAACTTGCAAAAATCTTGAGATTCCCTTTAGTAATGGAGATGATAACTCGGAAACTGCAAAAGAAAGCTTAGGTAGGAAAAGAGCTAATGGAAGGAGATCAAGAGGAGGCAAAGGACTCAAAGTTGAGtccaagaaaatattatttcaagaTTATAAGCTTGATTCAAGTGAAGAGTCTTCTCCTTCTTCATGCAAGAGCCTTATGTTTCATCGTAGGCCTGGACATGGACAATTGGGTACCAAGTGCATAGTTAAAGCTAACCATTTTCTAGCTCAGATGCCTGATTCAGACTTGAGCCACTATAGT GTTGAAATAAAACCAGAAGTAACATCTCGCAAATTAAGCAAAGCCATCATGACACAGTTGGTTAAAATGCATAGGGAAACTGATTTAGGAACGAGACTGCCTGTTTATGATGGAGGCAGAAACCTTTACACAGCAAGATCACTTCCTTTTACCTCAAAAGACTTTACTATAACCTTGGTTCATGAAGATGAGGCAACAGGCAATATCAA GAAGAGAGATTTTGAAGTGACAATAAAATTTGAAGCACTTGCTGGTATGCTGCAATTACGTGAGCTTCTTTCTGGAAAACCAGTTGATACCCCTCAAGAAGCAATTACTGTTATTGACATTGTACTGAGAGAACTTGCAGCTCAAAG ATATGTATCAATTGGAAGGTCATTCTATTCTCCTGATATCAAGAAACCGCAGCAGCTCGAAGGAGGATTAGAATCATGGAGAGGTTTCTACCAAAGTATAAGACCGACTCAGATGGGACTGTCACTAAATATTG ACATGTCAGCAACGGCTTTCATTGAACCTCTCCTTGTCATCGAATTTGTTGctcaaattttgaataaagaTGTGTATTCGAGGCCATTGTCAGACGCAGATCGTGTCAAG GTAAAGAAAGCACTCAGGGGTGTAAAAGTTGAAGTCACTCACAGAAGAAATGTACGGAGAAAGTATAGAATTTCAGGATTGACGACACAGCCTACAAGAGAGCTAAT CTTCCCGCTTGATGAGCATATGAACATGAAATCAGTTGTTGAGTACTTTCAAGAAATGTATGACTATACCATTCAATATCCCCATCTACCTTGCCTGCAAGTTGGAAACCAGAGGAAGGTTAACTATTTGCCGATGGAG GCTTGCAAGATAGTCAGGGGGCAAAGATATACCAAAGGCCTCAATGAGAAGCAAATAACTTCTTTGCTAAAAGTTTCATGTCAAAGGCCGCGTGATCAAGAAATGGACATTTTGCAG ACAATTCACCAAAATGGTTATGAACATGATCCCTATGCAAAGGAGTTCGGCATCAGCATAGACAGCAAGCTTGCATCGATTGATGCTCGTGTTTTGCCTGCTCCGTGG CTGAAGTACAGCGATACTGGCAAAGTGAAAGAATATCTGCCTCAAGTTGGTCAGTGGAATATGATGAATAAG AAAGTGATAAATGGAAGCATTGTAAGATATTGGGCTTGCATCAACTTCTCACGAAGCGTTCAAGAAACCACTGCTCGCAGTTTTTGCCAACAGCTGGTCCAGATGTGCCGAATTTCTGGCATG GATTTTAACGGTGAACCTGTAATTCCAATATATGCAGCAAGACCTGATCAGGTAAAGAAGGCCTTGAAATATGTATACCACGCTGCTGCAAAGAAACTTGAAGGAAAAGAATTAGAGTTACTCATTGCCATTCTTCCAGACAACAATGGTTCATTGTATG GTGATTTAAAACGCATTTGTGAAACTGATCTCGGGTTAATTTCTCAATGCTGCCTTACCAAGCATGTCTTCAAGATTAACAGACAGTATTTGGCAAATGTGTCATTAAAAATCAATGTTAAG ATGGGAGGAAGAAATACTGTGCTTTTAGATGCTATATGTTGGAGGATTCCCTTGGTTAGTGACATTCCAACCATAATTTTTGGAGCTGATGTAACACATCCAGAGTCTGGAGAGGACATCAGTCCGTCTATAGCTGCT GTTGTAGCCTCCCAAGACTGGCCAGAAGTTACAAAATATGCTGGGTTGGTTTGCGCTCAGCCTCATCGGCAAGAGCTTATTCAAGATTTATTCAAAACCTGGCAAGACCCTCAGCAGGGAACAGTTGCTGGTGGGATGATCAG GGAGCTCCTACTTTCATTCAAGAAGGCCACCGGGCAAAAGCCATTGAGGATCATATTTTACAG GGATGGTGTCAGTGAAGGTCAATTCTATCAGGTTCTACTGTATGAACTGGATGCAATTCGAAAG GCTTGCGCATCACTTGAACCTAGTTACCAACCTCCGGTAACATTTGTTGTTGTCCAAAAGCGGCATCATACTAGACTTTTCGCAAGCAATCACAATGATAGAAGTAGCATTGACAGGAGTGGAAATATTTTACCtg GTACTGTTGTGGACACTAAAATATGCCATCCGACTGAATTTGACTTCTATTTATGTAGTCATGCAGGAATTCAG GGGACTAGCCGACCTGCACATTACCACGTGCTGTGGGATGAAAACAACTTCACCGCCGATGAGATTCAATCTCTGACGAACAACCTTTGCTATAC GTATGCTAGGTGTACGCGGTCGGTTTCTGTAG TTCCTCCTGCGTATTATGCTCATCTGGCAGCTTATCGAGCTCGATTTTACATGGAACCTGACGCATCAGAAAATCCTAAAATTTGCCGCACGCTCACAGCTAATGGATCGTGTGTCCGCCCGCTGCCTGCATTGAAAGAGAAGGTGAAGAATGTGATGTTTTATTGCTAG
- the LOC8276203 gene encoding protein argonaute PNH1 isoform X2: protein MFSLIIYILVEKQQSLSFRDMPLMQMKDFEESYMVVSMQSLQTCKNLEIPFSNGDDNSETAKESLGRKRANGRRSRGGKGLKVESKKILFQDYKLDSSEESSPSSCKSLMFHRRPGHGQLGTKCIVKANHFLAQMPDSDLSHYSVEIKPEVTSRKLSKAIMTQLVKMHRETDLGTRLPVYDGGRNLYTARSLPFTSKDFTITLVHEDEATGNIKKRDFEVTIKFEALAGMLQLRELLSGKPVDTPQEAITVIDIVLRELAAQRYVSIGRSFYSPDIKKPQQLEGGLESWRGFYQSIRPTQMGLSLNIDMSATAFIEPLLVIEFVAQILNKDVYSRPLSDADRVKVKKALRGVKVEVTHRRNVRRKYRISGLTTQPTRELIFPLDEHMNMKSVVEYFQEMYDYTIQYPHLPCLQVGNQRKVNYLPMEACKIVRGQRYTKGLNEKQITSLLKVSCQRPRDQEMDILQTIHQNGYEHDPYAKEFGISIDSKLASIDARVLPAPWLKYSDTGKVKEYLPQVGQWNMMNKKVINGSIVRYWACINFSRSVQETTARSFCQQLVQMCRISGMDFNGEPVIPIYAARPDQVKKALKYVYHAAAKKLEGKELELLIAILPDNNGSLYGDLKRICETDLGLISQCCLTKHVFKINRQYLANVSLKINVKMGGRNTVLLDAICWRIPLVSDIPTIIFGADVTHPESGEDISPSIAAVVASQDWPEVTKYAGLVCAQPHRQELIQDLFKTWQDPQQGTVAGGMIRELLLSFKKATGQKPLRIIFYRDGVSEGQFYQVLLYELDAIRKACASLEPSYQPPVTFVVVQKRHHTRLFASNHNDRSSIDRSGNILPGTVVDTKICHPTEFDFYLCSHAGIQGTSRPAHYHVLWDENNFTADEIQSLTNNLCYTYARCTRSVSVVPPAYYAHLAAYRARFYMEPDASENPKICRTLTANGSCVRPLPALKEKVKNVMFYC, encoded by the exons ATGTTTTCTTTGATCATATATATTCTTGTCGAAAAGCAGCAATCTTTGTCATTTAGAG ATATGCCTCTCATGCAAATGAAGGACTTTGAAGAAAGCTATATGGTGGTATCTATGCAATCTCTTCAAACTTGCAAAAATCTTGAGATTCCCTTTAGTAATGGAGATGATAACTCGGAAACTGCAAAAGAAAGCTTAGGTAGGAAAAGAGCTAATGGAAGGAGATCAAGAGGAGGCAAAGGACTCAAAGTTGAGtccaagaaaatattatttcaagaTTATAAGCTTGATTCAAGTGAAGAGTCTTCTCCTTCTTCATGCAAGAGCCTTATGTTTCATCGTAGGCCTGGACATGGACAATTGGGTACCAAGTGCATAGTTAAAGCTAACCATTTTCTAGCTCAGATGCCTGATTCAGACTTGAGCCACTATAGT GTTGAAATAAAACCAGAAGTAACATCTCGCAAATTAAGCAAAGCCATCATGACACAGTTGGTTAAAATGCATAGGGAAACTGATTTAGGAACGAGACTGCCTGTTTATGATGGAGGCAGAAACCTTTACACAGCAAGATCACTTCCTTTTACCTCAAAAGACTTTACTATAACCTTGGTTCATGAAGATGAGGCAACAGGCAATATCAA GAAGAGAGATTTTGAAGTGACAATAAAATTTGAAGCACTTGCTGGTATGCTGCAATTACGTGAGCTTCTTTCTGGAAAACCAGTTGATACCCCTCAAGAAGCAATTACTGTTATTGACATTGTACTGAGAGAACTTGCAGCTCAAAG ATATGTATCAATTGGAAGGTCATTCTATTCTCCTGATATCAAGAAACCGCAGCAGCTCGAAGGAGGATTAGAATCATGGAGAGGTTTCTACCAAAGTATAAGACCGACTCAGATGGGACTGTCACTAAATATTG ACATGTCAGCAACGGCTTTCATTGAACCTCTCCTTGTCATCGAATTTGTTGctcaaattttgaataaagaTGTGTATTCGAGGCCATTGTCAGACGCAGATCGTGTCAAG GTAAAGAAAGCACTCAGGGGTGTAAAAGTTGAAGTCACTCACAGAAGAAATGTACGGAGAAAGTATAGAATTTCAGGATTGACGACACAGCCTACAAGAGAGCTAAT CTTCCCGCTTGATGAGCATATGAACATGAAATCAGTTGTTGAGTACTTTCAAGAAATGTATGACTATACCATTCAATATCCCCATCTACCTTGCCTGCAAGTTGGAAACCAGAGGAAGGTTAACTATTTGCCGATGGAG GCTTGCAAGATAGTCAGGGGGCAAAGATATACCAAAGGCCTCAATGAGAAGCAAATAACTTCTTTGCTAAAAGTTTCATGTCAAAGGCCGCGTGATCAAGAAATGGACATTTTGCAG ACAATTCACCAAAATGGTTATGAACATGATCCCTATGCAAAGGAGTTCGGCATCAGCATAGACAGCAAGCTTGCATCGATTGATGCTCGTGTTTTGCCTGCTCCGTGG CTGAAGTACAGCGATACTGGCAAAGTGAAAGAATATCTGCCTCAAGTTGGTCAGTGGAATATGATGAATAAG AAAGTGATAAATGGAAGCATTGTAAGATATTGGGCTTGCATCAACTTCTCACGAAGCGTTCAAGAAACCACTGCTCGCAGTTTTTGCCAACAGCTGGTCCAGATGTGCCGAATTTCTGGCATG GATTTTAACGGTGAACCTGTAATTCCAATATATGCAGCAAGACCTGATCAGGTAAAGAAGGCCTTGAAATATGTATACCACGCTGCTGCAAAGAAACTTGAAGGAAAAGAATTAGAGTTACTCATTGCCATTCTTCCAGACAACAATGGTTCATTGTATG GTGATTTAAAACGCATTTGTGAAACTGATCTCGGGTTAATTTCTCAATGCTGCCTTACCAAGCATGTCTTCAAGATTAACAGACAGTATTTGGCAAATGTGTCATTAAAAATCAATGTTAAG ATGGGAGGAAGAAATACTGTGCTTTTAGATGCTATATGTTGGAGGATTCCCTTGGTTAGTGACATTCCAACCATAATTTTTGGAGCTGATGTAACACATCCAGAGTCTGGAGAGGACATCAGTCCGTCTATAGCTGCT GTTGTAGCCTCCCAAGACTGGCCAGAAGTTACAAAATATGCTGGGTTGGTTTGCGCTCAGCCTCATCGGCAAGAGCTTATTCAAGATTTATTCAAAACCTGGCAAGACCCTCAGCAGGGAACAGTTGCTGGTGGGATGATCAG GGAGCTCCTACTTTCATTCAAGAAGGCCACCGGGCAAAAGCCATTGAGGATCATATTTTACAG GGATGGTGTCAGTGAAGGTCAATTCTATCAGGTTCTACTGTATGAACTGGATGCAATTCGAAAG GCTTGCGCATCACTTGAACCTAGTTACCAACCTCCGGTAACATTTGTTGTTGTCCAAAAGCGGCATCATACTAGACTTTTCGCAAGCAATCACAATGATAGAAGTAGCATTGACAGGAGTGGAAATATTTTACCtg GTACTGTTGTGGACACTAAAATATGCCATCCGACTGAATTTGACTTCTATTTATGTAGTCATGCAGGAATTCAG GGGACTAGCCGACCTGCACATTACCACGTGCTGTGGGATGAAAACAACTTCACCGCCGATGAGATTCAATCTCTGACGAACAACCTTTGCTATAC GTATGCTAGGTGTACGCGGTCGGTTTCTGTAG TTCCTCCTGCGTATTATGCTCATCTGGCAGCTTATCGAGCTCGATTTTACATGGAACCTGACGCATCAGAAAATCCTAAAATTTGCCGCACGCTCACAGCTAATGGATCGTGTGTCCGCCCGCTGCCTGCATTGAAAGAGAAGGTGAAGAATGTGATGTTTTATTGCTAG